A segment of the Candidatus Marinarcus aquaticus genome:
AAATTCACTGCCTGGAACAAACACAACTTTATGTTTTAAGGCTTCAAAAACCAATTTTTTTGTATCTACATTTTCTATGTATCCATAAATAAACATTCCCCCTTTGGGTTGTTTGAATTTAAACTCAGGCAAAATCGCTTTTAAACATGACGAAAAATACTCCATTTTGTCTTTATAATCATTTCGAATTGTTTGCAAATGTTGTTTAAAAAGTTGACTGTCACTTAAATAGTCATTTAATATCGCTTGTGAAAGTCCACAACTGTGTAAATCAATGCTCTCTTTAATCTTCATCAACTCATGTATTAACTCCTCATTGGCTCGTACCCACCCTATTCTAAGACTTGGCGCAAACGTTTTTGAAAACGAGCCTAAGTGAAAACTGTTATTCGGGATCATACTGCTGATGGTCCGCTTTTTAGAGGTAAAAAAGAGTTCACTGTAAGGTGAATCTTCGATTAAGTATGCGTCATTCTCTTTTATTAAATAAGCAACCGTGTTTCTTTTTACTTGTGAATAGGTTGAGGAATATGGATTTTGAAAATCAGGAATCAAATAGGCCAATTTTGTCTCTTCTAAACTTTTTTGAAATGCTTTTATATCAATACCATCTGCTTCTAAAGCAACGGGTTTCATATCAAGCTTATTCATTCTAAAAATATTCATAGCCCCCAAATATGATGGCTCTTCAATCGTGATACTCTTTTGCTCAAAATATTTTGCAATGATAAACATCGCTTGTTGACTTCCCGTAGTAATTAAAATATTATCTGCTGATGTTTCAAAACCTTCATCGTTATAATATTGAGCAATTTTTTCTCGAAGCGATTTTAAACCATTGCTTAAACTGTATTGCAATACTTTGGAGTTTTGTAAAACATTCATGGCACTCTTTTCAATATCTTTTAAGGGAAAGAGTGCTTCATTGGGAAGACCTCCCGCAAATGAGATGGTCTCTTCATCAATGGATTCTAATATCTCTCTGATAAATGATCGTTTCATCTTTTTTTTCCTTTTTTTATTTTAGAATACTCCAATAAAAAAATTAATTCTTTACAGAAATTGCTCAAAAAATTATCTATTTTTGCTATAATTTTGTTATGAAAAAAGAGACACGCACTAAACATAGCCAAATATGCAATAATTTGATGAACTATATTTATAACCATATTGACACCGACATCAATATTGATGAACTTTGCATTGATTATGGTATCAGCAAATTTCATCTGCATCGAATCTTTAAAGAGGAGTTTGGAAAAAACATCTATGAAACCATCAAATCCATTCGTCTTCAAAAGGCTTCAACGCTTTTAATCACCAATAAACAATCCACTATCACTGAAATTGCCAAAATGTGTGGTTATAGCTCTCAAACTTCATTTATACGTACATTTAAAGAACGTTTTAATATGACACCAAAACAGTGGAAAAAAGGTGGA
Coding sequences within it:
- a CDS encoding PLP-dependent aminotransferase family protein, whose product is MKRSFIREILESIDEETISFAGGLPNEALFPLKDIEKSAMNVLQNSKVLQYSLSNGLKSLREKIAQYYNDEGFETSADNILITTGSQQAMFIIAKYFEQKSITIEEPSYLGAMNIFRMNKLDMKPVALEADGIDIKAFQKSLEETKLAYLIPDFQNPYSSTYSQVKRNTVAYLIKENDAYLIEDSPYSELFFTSKKRTISSMIPNNSFHLGSFSKTFAPSLRIGWVRANEELIHELMKIKESIDLHSCGLSQAILNDYLSDSQLFKQHLQTIRNDYKDKMEYFSSCLKAILPEFKFKQPKGGMFIYGYIENVDTKKLVFEALKHKVVFVPGSEFYLDKSSCNEIRFNFTHSTKEEVKEGLIRLKRLIKGEL